From the genome of Papaver somniferum cultivar HN1 chromosome 2, ASM357369v1, whole genome shotgun sequence, one region includes:
- the LOC113352366 gene encoding uncharacterized protein LOC113352366, whose product MAQWWYNYSYHTSLKLSPFEALFGYAPPQFGISTSKQGVNADVDNYLEPRKVMKSLMKESLEMAQQSSIQVRRNLKLSVKFFGPYQVEEKVGKVAYRLKLPEGSKIHPTFHVSQIKPKLRVGVMPQTNLPATTREGELKMKPIQVLDTRKIKKNSQIFPQLLIQWEGSAVEEATWEDKHYIKLQFPKLILEDKNLQKERELS is encoded by the exons ATGGCTCAATGGTGGTATAACTATAGCTACCATACAAGCCTGAAACTTTCCCCTTTTGAAGCCCTGTTTGGATATGCACCTCCTCAGTTTGGGATCTCCACCTCAAAACAAGGAGTCAATGCTGATGTTGATAACTATCTTGAACCGAGGAAAGTTATGAAGTCACTGATGAAAGAATCTCTAGAGATGGCTCA ACAGTCCTCAATTCAGGTAAGGAGAAATTTAAAACTTTCTGTTAAGTTTTTTGGTCCTTATCAAGTAGAAGAAAAAGTGGGGAAGGTGGCATACAGACTGAAGTTACCAGAAGGATCAAAGATACACCCAACATTCCATGTATCTCAGATCAAGCCTAAGCTAAGAGTGGGAGTCATGCCACAAACCAATCTGCCAGCCACAACTAGAGAAGGAGAGCTCAAGATGAAGCCAATACAGGTGCTGGACACTAGGAAGATTAAGAAGAACTCTCAGATTTTCCCTCAACTACTTATCCAGTGGGAgggttctgctgttgaagaagccactTGGGAGGACAAGCACTACATTAAACTACAATTTCCCAAACTGATTCTTGAGGACAAGAATCTTCAGAAGGAGAGGGAATTGTCATAA